Proteins encoded in a region of the Devosia sp. RR2S18 genome:
- the ptsP gene encoding phosphoenolpyruvate--protein phosphotransferase yields MVTTTSGARVLLRQLRETMAEPLASQDRLDKIVTLIADNMRADVCSFYVLRDDGALELFASKGLAPEAVHMTTLRLGEGLVGIIAAEAEPLSLDDAPSHPAFAYRPETGEDPFQAFLGVPVLRAGQTLGVLVVQNAERHHYGEDEVEAMLTTATILAEMIATSDFDNLIKPGSDIDLRRPRMFNGVSFTDGIALGTAVLHDPRVVVTNFIAEDTDQEKMRLEAALEKMRVSIDAMLDHGDMQSISDHREILETYRMFANDRGWVHRLTEAIDNGLSAEAAVERVQNDTRARMLRQTDPYIRDRLHDLDDLANRLLRVLTGDGHAIGRKELPENAILVARNMGPAELLEYDRTKLRGIVLEEGGATAHVAIVARSLGMVAVGQAQSIVSMCETGDDIIIDGTAGVVHLRPTLEIEQTYIDKVRVSAKRRAHYAALRDLPAVTKDGVEITLLHNSGLVADLPMLDDTGAAGVGLFRTELQFMIASKLPKLAEQMELYAEAMALAGERPVVFRLLDIGGDKVLPYQRSMAEENPAMGFRSIRLGLARPGLLRTQIRALLLAAQGRPLKILVPMVTETLEFIQTKLVVQRELDRLRRQGQQVPRRLEVGAMVEVPSLLFELDQLLPEADFVSIGSNDLVQFLTAADRGNTRVAKNYDPIGIPRLRAFRLVVDAANRYNIPVTMCGELAGKPVEALALMAIGMTRLSMGPASIGPIKELVLNLDLKPIRLAVGAALSDGADGVQIRDLLMEWIDRQNLPVG; encoded by the coding sequence ATGGTCACGACCACGAGCGGCGCCAGGGTGCTGCTGCGCCAGTTGCGCGAGACAATGGCGGAGCCTCTGGCCTCGCAGGATCGCCTCGACAAGATCGTTACGCTGATCGCCGACAATATGCGGGCCGATGTGTGCTCGTTCTATGTGTTGCGCGACGACGGTGCCCTGGAGCTCTTTGCCAGCAAAGGCCTAGCGCCCGAAGCGGTGCATATGACGACACTGCGGTTGGGCGAGGGCCTGGTCGGCATCATCGCCGCCGAGGCCGAGCCGCTGAGTCTTGATGACGCACCCAGCCACCCTGCTTTCGCCTACCGACCGGAAACGGGCGAGGACCCATTCCAGGCGTTCCTGGGCGTTCCGGTGCTGCGGGCCGGGCAGACCCTGGGCGTTCTGGTCGTGCAGAATGCCGAGCGCCACCATTATGGCGAGGATGAAGTCGAAGCGATGCTCACGACGGCCACAATCTTGGCCGAGATGATCGCGACCTCGGACTTCGACAATCTGATCAAGCCGGGGTCCGATATCGACCTCAGGCGACCTCGCATGTTCAACGGCGTCAGTTTCACCGACGGAATTGCCCTCGGCACGGCCGTGCTGCACGATCCGCGCGTGGTGGTGACCAATTTTATCGCCGAGGATACCGACCAGGAAAAGATGCGGCTCGAGGCGGCGCTGGAAAAGATGCGCGTCTCCATCGACGCCATGCTCGATCACGGCGATATGCAGTCGATCTCGGACCATCGCGAGATTCTCGAAACCTATCGCATGTTCGCCAATGACCGGGGCTGGGTGCACCGGCTGACCGAAGCGATTGACAATGGGCTGTCAGCCGAGGCGGCGGTCGAGCGGGTGCAGAACGACACCCGGGCGCGCATGCTGCGCCAGACCGATCCTTATATCCGCGACCGCCTGCATGACCTCGACGATCTCGCAAATCGCTTGTTGCGCGTCCTCACCGGGGACGGGCACGCGATCGGACGCAAGGAATTGCCCGAAAACGCGATCCTTGTCGCCCGCAATATGGGGCCGGCCGAACTGCTGGAATACGACCGCACCAAGCTGCGCGGGATCGTGCTGGAGGAGGGCGGCGCCACTGCGCATGTGGCGATCGTCGCGCGGTCGCTCGGCATGGTCGCGGTGGGGCAGGCGCAGTCGATCGTTTCGATGTGCGAAACGGGCGATGACATCATCATCGATGGCACGGCAGGCGTGGTGCATCTACGGCCCACTCTTGAGATCGAACAGACCTATATCGACAAGGTCCGCGTTTCGGCCAAAAGGCGGGCTCATTATGCGGCGCTCCGCGACCTGCCGGCGGTGACCAAGGACGGCGTCGAGATTACCCTCCTGCACAATTCAGGGCTGGTGGCCGACCTGCCGATGCTCGACGATACGGGCGCGGCGGGCGTGGGACTGTTCCGCACCGAACTGCAATTCATGATTGCGAGCAAGCTGCCCAAGCTGGCCGAGCAGATGGAGCTTTACGCCGAGGCGATGGCCTTGGCGGGAGAGCGCCCGGTGGTGTTCCGCCTGCTCGACATCGGCGGCGACAAGGTGCTGCCTTATCAACGCTCCATGGCCGAAGAAAACCCAGCCATGGGTTTCCGCTCGATCCGGCTGGGCTTGGCGCGACCGGGATTGCTGCGCACGCAGATCCGGGCGCTGCTTCTGGCGGCACAGGGGCGACCGCTCAAGATCCTGGTGCCCATGGTCACCGAGACACTGGAGTTCATCCAAACCAAACTTGTGGTGCAGCGCGAACTCGACCGCCTGCGCCGGCAGGGGCAACAGGTCCCGCGCCGGCTCGAGGTCGGTGCCATGGTCGAGGTGCCTTCGCTGCTGTTCGAGCTCGATCAGTTGTTGCCGGAAGCCGATTTCGTCTCCATCGGCTCGAACGATCTGGTGCAGTTCCTCACCGCCGCCGATCGCGGCAATACGCGCGTGGCGAAGAACTACGATCCTATCGGCATACCCCGGCTGCGGGCCTTCCGTCTCGTGGTCGATGCTGCCAACCGCTACAATATTCCGGTGACTATGTGCGGTGAGCTTGCGGGTAAACCCGTCGAGGCGCTGGCGCTGATGGCCATCGGCATGACGCGGCTCTCCATGGGGCCAGCTTCGATCGGCCCGATCAAGGAACTGGTGCTCAATTTGGATCTCAAGCCGATCAGGCTGGCGGTCGGTGCCGCGCTCAGCGATGGCGCCGATGGCGTGCAGATCCGCGACTTGTTGATGGAGTGGATCGACCGGCAGAACCTGCCCGTCGGCTGA
- the prmC gene encoding peptide chain release factor N(5)-glutamine methyltransferase, which yields MWRQARDQLAAAGNASPVLDAKLLAQHALGLGALELAMRENEMVSADGAETLTRLVERRLTGESVARIIGEREFYGLPFRLNEATLEPRSETELLVEMAIAGLPERGHLLDLGTGSGCIPIAVLANRHDANATAVDLSSRALVAARENAERNRVNERLNLREGSWFEPLPKNGRFAVIASNPPYIASSVVDTLASEVKDFDPRLALDGGPDGLAPYRLIAAKAGAYLLPRGRLLLEIGYDQGVTVSQLLVDGGFVEVAIHQDLNGLDRVVSATI from the coding sequence TTGTGGCGCCAGGCGCGGGACCAGCTTGCTGCCGCGGGCAATGCCAGCCCCGTCCTGGATGCCAAGCTCCTGGCGCAGCATGCGCTTGGCCTTGGTGCCCTTGAACTCGCCATGCGCGAAAACGAGATGGTGTCTGCAGATGGTGCAGAGACCCTGACGCGGCTGGTCGAGCGTCGTCTCACCGGCGAATCGGTCGCCCGAATCATCGGCGAGCGGGAATTCTATGGCCTGCCTTTCCGCCTCAACGAGGCGACGCTGGAGCCACGTTCGGAGACCGAACTTCTGGTGGAGATGGCCATCGCCGGCTTGCCTGAGCGCGGGCACCTACTGGATCTGGGTACGGGCAGCGGCTGTATTCCAATCGCAGTTTTGGCCAATCGGCATGATGCAAATGCCACAGCGGTGGACCTCAGCTCCCGCGCGCTCGTCGCCGCCCGAGAAAACGCCGAACGCAATCGCGTGAATGAGAGGCTCAACTTAAGGGAAGGCTCCTGGTTCGAGCCGCTTCCTAAAAACGGACGGTTTGCCGTCATCGCCTCCAACCCGCCCTATATCGCCTCTTCCGTGGTCGATACCCTTGCCTCCGAAGTCAAGGATTTCGACCCTCGTCTAGCGCTCGACGGCGGCCCCGATGGACTAGCCCCTTATCGCTTGATTGCCGCAAAGGCTGGTGCTTACCTGCTTCCGAGGGGCAGGCTGCTGCTCGAGATCGGCTATGACCAGGGCGTGACGGTCTCCCAACTTCTTGTAGACGGCGGTTTTGTGGAGGTCGCAATCCACCAGGACCTCAATGGCCTTGATCGCGTGGTTTCCGCTACCATCTAG
- the prfA gene encoding peptide chain release factor 1 gives MASLPQDKLDALETRFQYVEAALSGGAGQDEFVKLSKEHAELAPIVGEITAYKKALKDRAEAEALLKSGDKEMAEMAEAEIRELDDRIEQLFQSIRVLLLPKDEADEKSVILEIRGGTGGDEAALFAGDLFRMYERYAASHGWKVTIMEESPGEVGGYREIIANVSGRGVYARMKFESGVHRVQRVPATEASGRIHTSAATVAVLPEVEDIDIDIKPEDIRIDTMRASGSGGQHVNTTDSAVRVTHIPSGIVVTSALKSQHQNRAQAMVVLRARLYEMQREERDSARSAERKGQVGSGDRSERIRTYNFPQGRVTDHRINLTLYKLDKVIAGEALDELIEALITETQAEQLAAMENAN, from the coding sequence ATGGCCTCTCTACCCCAAGATAAGCTCGACGCGCTCGAGACGCGGTTCCAGTATGTCGAGGCGGCGCTATCAGGCGGCGCCGGACAGGACGAGTTCGTCAAGCTCTCCAAGGAACACGCCGAGCTCGCGCCCATCGTCGGCGAGATTACTGCCTATAAAAAGGCGCTCAAGGATCGTGCCGAGGCCGAAGCGCTGCTGAAGTCGGGCGACAAGGAAATGGCCGAGATGGCCGAGGCCGAGATCAGGGAGCTCGACGACAGAATTGAGCAGCTCTTTCAATCCATCCGCGTGCTGCTGCTGCCCAAGGACGAAGCCGACGAAAAGTCGGTCATTCTCGAAATTCGCGGCGGCACGGGTGGCGATGAAGCCGCGCTTTTTGCCGGCGATCTCTTCCGCATGTATGAGCGCTATGCCGCCTCGCACGGCTGGAAGGTCACCATCATGGAAGAGAGCCCCGGCGAAGTCGGTGGCTATCGCGAAATCATCGCCAATGTCTCAGGGCGAGGCGTCTATGCCCGCATGAAGTTCGAGTCGGGCGTGCACCGCGTCCAGCGCGTGCCGGCAACCGAGGCTTCGGGCCGTATCCACACCTCGGCGGCGACGGTGGCCGTTCTGCCGGAGGTGGAAGATATCGACATCGACATCAAGCCCGAGGATATCCGCATCGATACCATGCGCGCCTCTGGTTCGGGCGGGCAGCACGTCAACACGACCGATTCCGCGGTTCGGGTTACGCACATTCCCAGCGGAATCGTGGTCACCTCCGCGCTCAAGTCGCAGCACCAGAACCGGGCGCAGGCCATGGTGGTACTGCGGGCGCGACTCTACGAGATGCAGCGCGAAGAGCGCGACAGTGCGCGCTCGGCCGAGCGAAAGGGGCAGGTGGGATCGGGCGATCGGTCCGAACGCATCCGCACCTACAATTTCCCGCAAGGGCGCGTTACCGACCACCGCATCAATCTCACGCTCTACAAGCTTGACAAGGTTATCGCTGGTGAAGCGCTGGACGAGTTGATCGAGGCGCTGATCACCGAGACGCAGGCCGAGCAGCTGGCTGCCATGGAAAACGCCAACTGA
- a CDS encoding aspartate kinase, giving the protein MARIVVKFGGTSVANVERIRQAARHVKREVEAGHEVAVVVSAMSGKTNELVGWVNEASALHDAREYDAVVASGEQVTAGLMAIVLSEMGIQSRSYAGWQVPIKTDDSHGAARITEIDPTELDSRMKAGWVPVITGFQGISPHNRVTTLGRGGSDTSAVAVAAAVGADRCDIYTDVDGVYTTDPRIVPKAQRMTKISFEEMLEMASLGAKVLMIRSVEMAMAYKVRLVVRSTFDDPDAPQLAPDGTPGVPGTLVCDEDEIMEKQIVSGVTLAKAEAKITLRDVKDNPGVAAAIFGTLADQGIVVDMIVQNIADDGATTDITFTVPDSEYDKAMRTLQSAGDRIEYARISGSKGGAKVSVVGVGMRSHAGVASSMFKALADKGINIQLITTSEIKTSVLIDEQYAELAVRALHTYYGLDKKDA; this is encoded by the coding sequence TTGGCCCGCATCGTCGTCAAGTTCGGAGGCACGTCTGTTGCCAATGTCGAACGCATTCGCCAGGCCGCCCGCCATGTGAAGCGGGAGGTCGAGGCCGGCCACGAGGTGGCCGTCGTTGTTTCCGCGATGTCGGGCAAGACCAATGAGCTGGTCGGCTGGGTCAATGAAGCCAGTGCCTTGCATGATGCGCGCGAATACGATGCCGTCGTGGCTTCGGGCGAGCAGGTGACGGCTGGCCTCATGGCCATCGTGCTGAGCGAAATGGGCATCCAGTCGCGCTCTTATGCAGGCTGGCAGGTGCCGATCAAAACCGACGACAGCCATGGCGCTGCCCGCATCACCGAGATCGACCCCACCGAGCTCGATAGCCGCATGAAGGCCGGCTGGGTGCCGGTCATCACCGGCTTCCAAGGTATTTCTCCGCACAACAGGGTCACGACGCTCGGCCGCGGTGGTTCGGATACGAGCGCAGTCGCGGTCGCGGCGGCGGTGGGCGCCGATCGCTGCGACATCTATACCGATGTGGACGGCGTTTACACGACCGACCCGCGCATCGTGCCCAAGGCGCAGCGCATGACCAAGATTTCCTTCGAGGAAATGCTGGAAATGGCCTCGCTTGGCGCCAAGGTGCTGATGATCCGCTCGGTGGAAATGGCCATGGCGTACAAGGTTCGCCTGGTGGTGCGTTCCACTTTCGATGACCCCGACGCGCCGCAATTGGCGCCCGACGGGACCCCCGGCGTGCCGGGCACACTGGTTTGCGACGAGGATGAGATCATGGAAAAGCAGATCGTTTCGGGCGTGACGCTCGCCAAGGCCGAGGCCAAGATCACCCTCCGGGACGTCAAGGACAACCCCGGCGTTGCTGCCGCCATCTTCGGCACGCTGGCCGATCAGGGGATCGTGGTGGACATGATCGTGCAGAACATCGCCGATGATGGCGCCACCACCGACATCACCTTTACCGTGCCCGACAGCGAATACGACAAGGCGATGCGGACGCTCCAGTCGGCCGGCGATCGGATCGAATATGCCCGGATTTCCGGCTCCAAGGGCGGGGCAAAGGTGTCGGTCGTGGGCGTCGGCATGCGCAGCCATGCGGGCGTCGCCTCGTCCATGTTCAAGGCGCTGGCCGACAAGGGTATCAACATCCAGTTGATCACGACATCGGAGATCAAGACCTCCGTTCTGATCGACGAACAATATGCAGAGCTTGCCGTGCGCGCCCTCCATACGTATTACGGGTTGGACAAGAAGGACGCCTAG
- a CDS encoding VOC family protein: protein MAERIDYIEFPSAERARTSAFFQAAFGWGIVSYGPDYDGIADAGIDGGIDQAPERVAATMAVIRTDDLDGAERRVRAAGGEITRPQFDFPGGRRFHFREPGGNEMAVYVARE, encoded by the coding sequence ATGGCTGAGCGGATCGACTATATCGAATTCCCATCTGCAGAACGGGCGCGCACAAGCGCGTTCTTTCAGGCCGCTTTTGGGTGGGGCATCGTCAGCTATGGGCCGGATTATGACGGCATTGCCGATGCCGGCATTGATGGTGGCATCGACCAGGCGCCTGAGCGTGTGGCTGCCACCATGGCGGTGATCCGGACCGATGACCTCGACGGTGCCGAGCGGCGCGTGCGGGCGGCGGGTGGCGAGATCACCCGGCCTCAATTCGATTTTCCCGGTGGTCGGCGCTTCCATTTTCGCGAACCGGGTGGAAACGAGATGGCGGTTTACGTCGCGCGCGAATAG
- a CDS encoding DUF4167 domain-containing protein, whose amino-acid sequence MRPNQNKNRQRGRNGGRKHVNPLSRSFESNGPDVKVRGNAAHIAEKYLQLARDAQSSGDSVMAENYLQHAEHYFRIVSAAQQQMNPRPDGQAQESDDFDDDLPDMNSRFASPQPRQEQPQQNDGDEQNEGERADGQNQGQGERQDRQERSERRERPERGERRPRRERPVDGERPERQPRAEQPEQSEPVPAEASAPAAEAEAPAVEAGDGEARKPRERRPRRRRPAGGDAGTEGGEAGDVGELPAFLTGGANAAE is encoded by the coding sequence ATGAGACCCAACCAGAACAAGAACCGGCAGCGGGGCCGGAATGGCGGACGCAAACACGTCAATCCGTTGTCACGCAGTTTCGAGAGCAACGGACCCGACGTGAAGGTGCGCGGCAATGCTGCTCACATCGCCGAAAAATACCTGCAGCTCGCCCGCGACGCGCAATCGAGCGGCGACTCGGTGATGGCGGAGAACTATCTCCAGCACGCTGAGCATTATTTCCGCATCGTCTCGGCTGCCCAGCAGCAGATGAACCCTCGGCCCGACGGTCAGGCGCAGGAGTCCGATGACTTCGACGACGATCTGCCCGACATGAACTCCCGGTTTGCCTCGCCCCAGCCGCGCCAGGAACAGCCGCAGCAGAATGACGGCGACGAACAGAACGAAGGCGAGCGCGCCGACGGCCAGAACCAGGGCCAAGGCGAGCGCCAGGATCGGCAAGAGCGCTCAGAGCGACGCGAGCGGCCAGAGCGCGGTGAACGCCGCCCGCGCCGGGAACGTCCGGTTGATGGCGAGCGCCCCGAGCGCCAGCCGCGTGCCGAGCAGCCCGAGCAATCCGAACCAGTGCCGGCTGAGGCCAGCGCGCCAGCGGCCGAGGCTGAAGCCCCGGCAGTGGAGGCCGGCGATGGCGAGGCTCGCAAGCCTCGCGAACGCCGTCCACGCCGCCGCCGCCCCGCTGGTGGTGACGCCGGCACCGAGGGTGGGGAAGCCGGCGACGTCGGTGAACTCCCCGCCTTTCTCACCGGCGGCGCCAACGCTGCCGAGTAG
- the clpB gene encoding ATP-dependent chaperone ClpB, with protein sequence MNIEKYTERARGFIQSAQTTALGKGHQQFAPIHLLKVLLDDEQGMANGLITRAGGDPKAARAAVEAGLTKIPSVSGDGSQLYLSRELARVFETAESAAQKAGDSYVTVERLLLALVIEKDTDAGKILVSAGLTPQTLNAAIEEIRKGRTADSASAENSYDALKKYARDLTADVREGKLDPVIGRDEEIRRAIQVLSRRTKNNPVLIGEPGVGKTAIAEGLAIRIVNGDVPESLKNKSLLALDMGALIAGAKYRGEFEERLKGVLNEVTSAEGQIILFIDEMHTLVGAGKADGAMDASNLLKPALARGELHCVGATTLAEYRKHVEKDPALARRFQPVFVDEPTVEDTISILRGLKEKYELHHGIRISDSALVSAATLSNRYITDRFLPDKAIDLMDEAAARLRMAVDSKPEALDELDRRIMQLKIEREALRKETDEGSKTRLERLEQELSSLEEQAQVMSSKWLSEKERLQGSQKLKEELDAARSQLEIAQRQGDLARAGELAYGVIPDLEKRIHAAEDSNGDELVDQLMAEEVVTPSHIAQIVSRWTGIPVDRMLEGEREKLLHMETSLGERVIGQAEAVAAVAKAVRRSRAGLQDPNRPIGSFMFLGPTGVGKTELTKSLAQFLFDDETAMVRLDMSEFMEKHSVARLIGAPPGYVGYDEGGALTEAVRRRPYQVILFDEIEKAHPDVFNVLLQVLDDGRLTDGQGRTVDFRNTVIILTSNLGSMHIQELRDGDSIELARGKVMDEVKAAFRPEFLNRIDEILLFHRLGREHMGSIVDIQFRRLQALLKDREIVLELTTKAREWLANEGYDPAYGARPLKRALQRSVQDQLAEQILGGSVSDGDRVLVDANESGIVLRPGSAAEAEAAA encoded by the coding sequence ATGAATATCGAAAAGTACACCGAGCGGGCGCGCGGCTTCATCCAGAGCGCACAGACGACCGCTCTGGGCAAAGGTCACCAGCAATTTGCCCCCATCCACCTGCTCAAGGTCTTGCTCGACGACGAGCAGGGCATGGCTAATGGGCTGATCACGCGCGCCGGGGGCGATCCCAAGGCCGCCCGCGCGGCGGTCGAAGCTGGTCTCACTAAAATTCCATCGGTTTCGGGCGACGGCTCGCAGCTCTATCTCAGCCGCGAATTGGCGCGGGTCTTTGAAACAGCGGAGAGCGCCGCGCAGAAGGCGGGCGATTCCTACGTCACGGTAGAGCGGCTGCTGCTTGCCCTTGTCATCGAAAAGGACACCGATGCGGGCAAGATCCTGGTCTCGGCAGGCCTGACGCCGCAGACGCTGAACGCCGCCATCGAGGAGATTCGCAAGGGTCGCACCGCCGACTCGGCTTCCGCCGAGAACAGCTATGATGCCCTGAAGAAATATGCCCGCGACCTGACGGCAGATGTGCGCGAAGGCAAGCTCGATCCCGTTATCGGCCGGGACGAGGAGATCCGTCGTGCCATTCAGGTGTTGTCGCGCCGCACCAAGAACAATCCGGTGCTGATCGGTGAACCCGGCGTCGGTAAGACCGCCATTGCGGAGGGTCTCGCCATCCGTATTGTCAATGGTGACGTGCCCGAATCGCTCAAGAACAAGTCGCTGCTCGCGCTCGACATGGGCGCGCTCATTGCGGGTGCGAAATATCGTGGTGAGTTCGAGGAGCGCCTCAAGGGCGTGCTCAACGAGGTGACCTCGGCCGAGGGGCAGATCATCCTATTTATCGACGAGATGCATACGCTGGTTGGTGCCGGTAAGGCCGATGGCGCGATGGACGCGTCCAATTTGCTGAAGCCCGCTCTGGCGCGCGGCGAACTGCACTGCGTGGGCGCCACCACGCTCGCGGAATATCGCAAGCATGTGGAAAAGGACCCCGCGCTCGCCCGTCGTTTCCAGCCGGTCTTTGTGGACGAGCCGACGGTGGAGGACACCATCTCGATCCTGCGCGGGCTCAAGGAAAAGTACGAGCTGCACCACGGCATCCGCATCTCGGACTCCGCACTGGTCAGCGCTGCGACCCTGTCGAACCGCTACATCACGGACCGCTTCCTGCCCGATAAAGCCATCGACCTGATGGACGAGGCGGCGGCGCGCCTGCGCATGGCCGTCGACAGCAAGCCTGAAGCCCTGGACGAACTCGATCGCCGCATCATGCAGCTCAAGATCGAGCGCGAGGCGCTGCGCAAGGAGACTGACGAGGGCTCCAAGACCCGGCTCGAGCGGCTGGAACAAGAACTGTCGAGCCTCGAAGAGCAGGCGCAGGTGATGTCTTCCAAGTGGTTGAGCGAAAAAGAGCGCCTCCAGGGCAGTCAAAAGCTCAAGGAAGAGCTTGATGCCGCGCGCTCGCAACTTGAAATCGCGCAGCGTCAGGGTGATCTCGCCCGCGCGGGTGAGTTGGCCTATGGCGTGATCCCCGATCTCGAAAAGCGCATCCATGCAGCCGAGGACAGCAATGGCGATGAACTCGTCGACCAGTTGATGGCCGAGGAAGTGGTGACGCCTTCCCATATCGCGCAGATCGTCTCGCGCTGGACAGGCATCCCCGTCGACCGCATGCTCGAGGGTGAACGCGAAAAGCTGCTCCATATGGAGACCTCGCTGGGCGAACGCGTTATCGGGCAGGCCGAGGCCGTCGCTGCCGTCGCCAAGGCGGTCCGCCGCTCGCGCGCCGGGCTGCAGGACCCCAACCGGCCGATCGGTTCGTTCATGTTCCTTGGACCAACGGGCGTCGGCAAGACCGAGCTGACCAAATCGCTCGCCCAGTTCCTGTTCGACGACGAGACCGCCATGGTCCGGCTCGACATGAGCGAGTTCATGGAGAAGCACTCGGTCGCCCGGCTAATCGGTGCCCCTCCAGGCTATGTTGGCTATGACGAGGGGGGCGCGCTCACCGAAGCGGTCCGCCGCCGGCCTTACCAGGTGATCCTTTTCGACGAGATCGAAAAGGCGCATCCGGACGTGTTCAACGTCCTCCTCCAGGTGCTCGATGACGGGCGTCTGACGGATGGGCAGGGCCGTACGGTCGACTTCCGCAACACAGTGATCATCCTCACCTCCAATCTGGGCTCCATGCATATCCAGGAGCTGAGGGACGGCGATTCGATCGAGTTGGCGCGCGGCAAGGTCATGGATGAGGTTAAGGCCGCCTTCCGGCCCGAATTCCTCAACCGTATCGACGAAATCCTGCTGTTCCACCGGCTCGGGCGGGAGCATATGGGCTCGATTGTCGACATCCAGTTCCGGCGGCTACAGGCTCTGCTCAAAGACCGCGAGATCGTTCTTGAGCTGACGACCAAGGCGCGGGAGTGGCTGGCCAATGAAGGCTATGACCCCGCCTACGGCGCCCGGCCGCTCAAGCGCGCGCTGCAGCGCTCGGTGCAGGACCAACTCGCCGAGCAGATCCTGGGCGGCTCGGTCAGCGATGGTGATCGGGTGCTAGTGGATGCCAACGAGAGCGGTATCGTGCTCCGGCCCGGCAGTGCCGCCGAGGCGGAGGCTGCCGCCTAA
- a CDS encoding MFS transporter produces MTDPTASKSRRYVLVAAILASSMGFIDSSVLSIAIPAMRADLGASLSEAQWISNAYLLLLSALILLGGAAGDRFGVRRMFMAGIGLFVIASLACAVAPSSATLILARAVQGLGAAFMVPGSLAIIAKTYPKDERGRAIGIWAATSSLTTIAGPIVGGLVLTALGDWSWRLVFAINLPLGIAALMLLVLGVKPDQAQTGRRLDIGGAALATLALFAFAYGLIGGGSESTPPLSHVALWCGLGLVTGVAFLFWEARHKQPMLPLNLFASRQFSGANALTFTLYFSFGGVLFFLPMAMIAGWGVSAATVAIALLPMGLMLAVLSSLSGKWADRFGPGPVLTLGALIVAAAFALLGATAPLHQVWLATAPAVALLGLGMGMVVSPLSTAVMTSISDGDTGTASGVNNAVARVAGLFAIALFGVVVAQVFERALGPVAELPIFFGLPAEGLSAAQESARVNASDTAFAAVAYVAAALALVSAATAWLTLNRKSDQFA; encoded by the coding sequence ATGACCGATCCCACAGCTTCCAAGAGCCGCCGCTACGTCCTGGTGGCGGCTATCCTGGCATCCAGTATGGGGTTCATCGACAGCTCCGTCCTCTCGATCGCCATTCCCGCCATGCGCGCCGATTTGGGGGCAAGTCTCTCCGAGGCGCAGTGGATCAGCAATGCCTATCTTCTCCTGCTCTCGGCGCTAATCCTGTTGGGCGGGGCTGCGGGCGACCGGTTCGGCGTGCGCCGCATGTTCATGGCCGGCATCGGGCTCTTTGTGATTGCTTCGCTCGCCTGTGCCGTGGCGCCCTCGTCGGCGACGCTCATCCTCGCCCGTGCCGTGCAGGGCCTTGGCGCCGCTTTCATGGTGCCGGGGAGCCTGGCGATCATCGCCAAGACCTACCCCAAGGACGAGCGTGGCCGGGCCATCGGAATTTGGGCTGCGACCTCTTCGCTCACCACCATCGCTGGTCCCATCGTCGGGGGGCTGGTGCTGACCGCCTTGGGTGATTGGAGCTGGCGGCTAGTCTTTGCGATCAATTTGCCTTTGGGCATCGCCGCGCTCATGCTGCTGGTGCTTGGCGTAAAGCCGGACCAGGCGCAAACCGGGCGCAGGCTCGACATTGGCGGTGCCGCGCTCGCCACCTTGGCCTTGTTCGCCTTTGCCTACGGGCTGATCGGGGGCGGCAGCGAGAGCACGCCGCCACTCTCGCACGTTGCGCTCTGGTGCGGTCTGGGGCTGGTGACTGGAGTTGCCTTTCTGTTTTGGGAGGCGCGCCATAAGCAACCCATGCTGCCGCTTAACCTCTTTGCCAGCCGGCAGTTTTCCGGCGCCAATGCGCTCACCTTCACCCTTTATTTCAGCTTTGGCGGTGTGCTGTTCTTCCTACCCATGGCCATGATCGCAGGCTGGGGCGTCTCGGCGGCCACCGTTGCCATCGCGCTCCTCCCCATGGGCCTTATGCTGGCAGTGCTGAGTTCGCTTTCGGGCAAATGGGCAGATCGTTTCGGCCCCGGACCCGTGCTGACCCTTGGAGCGCTCATTGTTGCAGCCGCCTTTGCGCTCTTGGGCGCGACAGCACCATTGCACCAGGTCTGGCTGGCAACGGCCCCGGCAGTCGCCCTTTTGGGGCTGGGCATGGGAATGGTGGTATCGCCGCTCTCCACTGCGGTGATGACCTCGATCAGCGATGGCGACACGGGGACGGCGTCCGGCGTCAACAATGCCGTGGCGCGAGTGGCCGGGCTTTTCGCCATTGCACTCTTTGGCGTCGTGGTGGCGCAGGTGTTCGAACGCGCGCTGGGCCCGGTGGCGGAGCTACCGATTTTCTTCGGCCTGCCCGCTGAAGGATTGAGTGCAGCTCAAGAGAGCGCCCGAGTGAATGCCAGCGACACAG